In Candidatus Sedimenticola sp. (ex Thyasira tokunagai), the following proteins share a genomic window:
- a CDS encoding IS3 family transposase: MKYSFITQHKNAYSISLQCHVLGVSRNGYYRYQRVQMSRPDDPVHQEMLEWVVDIAKSSDYTCGSRRMKEALNVLGYPVNRDKARNLMREANIQVRQRKKYKALMENQPRFNTTVTATRPGASSFRRFIV; encoded by the coding sequence GTGAAATACTCGTTCATCACCCAACATAAGAATGCCTACTCTATCAGCTTGCAGTGTCATGTTTTGGGTGTGAGCCGCAACGGCTATTACCGGTACCAGAGGGTACAGATGAGCAGACCGGATGATCCAGTTCATCAAGAGATGCTGGAGTGGGTTGTAGATATCGCCAAAAGCTCAGACTACACTTGTGGTAGTCGTCGAATGAAGGAAGCCCTCAATGTGCTGGGCTATCCAGTGAACCGGGACAAGGCGAGAAATCTGATGCGTGAGGCCAATATACAAGTGCGTCAGCGCAAGAAATACAAGGCACTGATGGAGAATCAACCCCGCTTCAACACCACAGTGACAGCCACCCGCCCAGGCGCCTCTTCCTTTCGCAGGTTTATTGTCTGA
- the gspG gene encoding type II secretion system major pseudopilin GspG, whose product MVVVVILSILAAMVVPKIMSRPDEARAVRVQQDIRAIEASLNLFRLDNFNYPTTEQGLESLAVKPNGLPSGAKWKGGGYIERIPKDPWGTPYRYLQPGAHGEYDLYSLGADGVAGGTGFGADTGNWTLE is encoded by the coding sequence ATGGTGGTGGTGGTGATTCTTAGCATACTTGCCGCAATGGTGGTGCCTAAAATCATGAGTCGGCCCGATGAGGCCCGTGCGGTCAGAGTCCAACAGGATATCCGCGCCATAGAGGCATCGCTGAATCTCTTTCGTCTGGATAACTTCAACTACCCCACCACCGAGCAGGGGTTGGAGTCTCTGGCAGTAAAGCCAAACGGCCTTCCGTCCGGTGCTAAATGGAAAGGGGGTGGCTACATCGAGCGCATTCCCAAGGACCCCTGGGGTACCCCCTACCGCTACCTGCAGCCGGGTGCTCATGGTGAGTATGACCTCTACTCTCTGGGGGCGGACGGTGTCGCCGGCGGTACAGGTTTCGGTGCGGACACAGGTAACTGGACTCTAGAGTAA
- the gspK gene encoding type II secretion system minor pseudopilin GspK, which translates to MNNWAGKPPPSSARGVALLTVLLVVAIATIAAVAMATRQQVDIRKTENLLRMEQAWQFAYGIDSWAKGRLIEDRKENDTDSSQDIWNTPIAPTDVEGGALSANIEELQGRFNLNNLIKEGKPSEVDLARFRRLLTQLGQRPELAEALLDWIDPDMNVRYPGGAEDGMYLNRQPPYRSANRPLTDVNEMMLIEGFDAEVVSALQPHVTALPEYTPINVNSAGTEVLMSLAEGLTSDNAEALAADREEAPFTGIEPFLGHPSFAGREISTDGLGFACNYFQINGDVHIGRIQLRYASTLHRPKEGDLHIFKRKRKGVFDE; encoded by the coding sequence ATGAACAACTGGGCAGGCAAGCCTCCACCAAGCAGCGCAAGAGGCGTGGCCCTGTTGACGGTACTGCTGGTGGTCGCCATCGCCACCATCGCTGCAGTGGCCATGGCCACAAGGCAGCAGGTAGATATCCGCAAGACCGAAAACCTATTGCGCATGGAGCAGGCCTGGCAATTTGCCTATGGTATCGACAGCTGGGCCAAAGGTCGGCTGATCGAGGACAGAAAAGAGAATGACACAGACAGCAGTCAGGATATCTGGAATACTCCTATCGCTCCCACCGATGTGGAGGGGGGTGCGCTCAGCGCTAATATCGAAGAGCTGCAGGGCCGTTTCAACCTCAATAACCTTATTAAAGAGGGTAAACCCAGCGAGGTGGACCTTGCCCGTTTTCGTCGCTTGCTCACACAGTTGGGACAGCGGCCGGAATTGGCCGAAGCCTTACTCGACTGGATCGATCCGGATATGAATGTACGCTATCCCGGTGGCGCAGAAGACGGCATGTACCTCAATCGGCAGCCCCCCTATCGTAGCGCCAACCGGCCTCTGACGGATGTGAACGAAATGATGTTGATCGAAGGCTTCGATGCCGAAGTGGTCAGCGCACTCCAGCCCCATGTGACGGCACTGCCCGAGTACACCCCAATCAACGTGAACAGTGCCGGTACAGAGGTGCTGATGAGTCTGGCAGAGGGGCTCACCAGTGACAATGCAGAGGCATTGGCTGCAGACAGGGAAGAGGCCCCATTTACCGGGATCGAGCCCTTTCTGGGGCATCCGTCATTTGCCGGCAGAGAGATCTCCACTGACGGGCTGGGGTTTGCCTGCAACTATTTTCAGATCAATGGCGATGTACATATTGGTAGAATACAACTACGGTATGCCTCCACACTCCATCGCCCCAAAGAAGGGGATTTACACATCTTCAAAAGGAAACGTAAAGGGGTATTTGATGAGTGA
- a CDS encoding isochorismatase family protein, with protein MKFGLSFAKVEEMKCYMITAFIIIVMATGVCAAPVIPATDKTMIQELREVSSSVTRKGLVMVIDVQHEDLLGIRYSDESNFLEKTQSVVAEAKYQEMDATFVELRNEGETVPELLDIYGENANRFIKNEYNAFANEELRDFVNNGGYTDVFVMGHDGNVCVKCTIAGGDPVGPMDVGPGGYPHGLLDNESIRVHMSSNTTATANPNATGADDAYVGDLYIEEHPRLKVYSDAGEISQGAMNQLTENSNCN; from the coding sequence ATGAAATTTGGATTGTCATTTGCAAAAGTTGAGGAAATGAAATGCTACATGATTACTGCTTTTATAATTATTGTTATGGCTACGGGCGTTTGCGCGGCTCCGGTAATCCCTGCTACCGATAAAACTATGATTCAGGAGTTGCGTGAAGTTAGCAGTTCAGTAACTCGAAAAGGGCTTGTAATGGTGATAGATGTGCAGCATGAGGATTTACTGGGTATACGTTATAGCGATGAGTCAAATTTCCTTGAAAAGACGCAAAGCGTTGTTGCTGAAGCTAAATATCAGGAAATGGATGCCACATTCGTTGAACTCAGAAATGAAGGCGAAACAGTTCCGGAACTTCTCGATATCTATGGAGAGAATGCTAACCGTTTCATAAAAAACGAATACAATGCATTTGCCAATGAAGAGTTAAGAGATTTTGTAAATAACGGCGGATATACAGATGTGTTCGTGATGGGACATGATGGCAATGTTTGTGTGAAGTGCACAATAGCTGGTGGTGATCCAGTAGGGCCTATGGACGTTGGACCTGGGGGGTATCCGCATGGGTTGTTGGATAACGAGTCAATTAGGGTTCATATGTCTTCAAATACTACGGCTACGGCAAATCCCAACGCAACAGGGGCTGATGATGCTTACGTAGGCGATTTGTATATCGAAGAGCACCCGAGGTTGAAAGTGTACAGTGATGCCGGAGAAATCAGTCAAGGTGCCATGAATCAACTTACGGAAAATAGTAATTGCAACTAA
- the gspE gene encoding type II secretion system ATPase GspE, which translates to MPDIAPPQTLPYGFAKRNQLVIKEVTAHGFSISHTKATPALALIETRRFLNVPLEFCEVSPSKFDQLLQKAYERGAGEAQDVAATIGEDINLDEIAQHLPKPEDLLENADEAPIIRLINALLAEAVKENASDIHIEPYEDRLAIRLRVDGVLRDVLHPQRALAPMLTSRIKVMARLDISEKRLPQDGRISLRVGGRAVDVRVSTLPSGHGERVVLRLLDKQAGRLDLKQLGMASQELKTIQSLIQSPHGIVLVTGPTGSGKTTTLYAALSQLNERSRNIITVEDPIEYYIDGIGQTQVNSKIDMSFARGLRAILRQDPDVVMVGEIRDLETAEIAVQASLTGHLVLSTLHTNTAVGAITRLRDMGVEPFLLSSSIIGVVAQRLLRQLCPDCKETYTATESEMSILGLNPTATAPTLFQAKGCNNCNHLGYRGRAGIFEVIRIDDRVRAMIHDNAGEHEINQHVLNLYPSIRKSAGDKVLQGDTSIEEIVRVIQDS; encoded by the coding sequence ATGCCGGACATAGCACCTCCACAAACACTCCCTTATGGTTTTGCAAAGCGAAACCAGCTGGTCATTAAAGAGGTTACAGCTCACGGATTTTCTATTTCCCACACCAAAGCGACCCCCGCCCTGGCTCTGATTGAAACCAGACGCTTTCTGAATGTGCCACTGGAGTTTTGTGAGGTCTCTCCATCCAAGTTTGATCAGCTATTGCAGAAGGCCTACGAACGGGGTGCCGGTGAGGCCCAGGATGTCGCAGCAACCATCGGCGAAGATATCAACCTTGATGAGATCGCCCAGCACCTACCCAAGCCTGAAGACCTGCTTGAGAATGCAGACGAAGCGCCTATTATTCGACTGATTAACGCCCTGCTGGCCGAGGCGGTAAAGGAGAACGCCTCCGATATCCATATTGAGCCTTACGAAGATCGACTAGCGATAAGATTGCGTGTGGACGGTGTGCTGCGCGATGTACTCCATCCTCAACGCGCCCTGGCACCGATGCTGACATCGCGCATCAAGGTGATGGCCCGGCTGGATATCTCAGAGAAGCGTCTACCCCAGGATGGCCGAATCTCACTGCGTGTGGGCGGGCGGGCCGTTGATGTGCGGGTATCCACCCTCCCCTCCGGCCACGGTGAGCGGGTGGTACTGAGGCTTCTCGACAAACAGGCCGGCCGTCTGGATCTTAAGCAGCTTGGCATGGCATCCCAAGAGCTCAAAACCATACAGTCGCTGATCCAGAGTCCCCACGGCATCGTGCTGGTTACCGGCCCTACCGGATCAGGTAAAACCACCACCCTCTATGCCGCACTCAGCCAACTCAATGAGCGTAGCCGTAATATTATTACGGTGGAGGATCCCATCGAGTACTATATTGATGGCATCGGCCAGACACAGGTCAACAGCAAAATCGACATGAGCTTTGCCCGCGGGCTGCGCGCCATACTCCGGCAGGATCCCGATGTGGTGATGGTGGGTGAGATACGCGACCTGGAGACAGCGGAGATTGCCGTACAGGCGAGCCTGACCGGACATCTGGTGCTCTCAACCCTGCACACCAATACAGCTGTTGGTGCCATCACCCGCCTGCGTGACATGGGCGTTGAGCCTTTCCTTCTCTCCTCCAGCATTATCGGCGTGGTTGCCCAGCGCCTGCTACGCCAACTCTGCCCGGACTGCAAGGAAACCTATACGGCAACAGAGAGCGAGATGAGCATCCTTGGGCTCAACCCAACTGCAACCGCCCCCACCCTTTTCCAGGCCAAAGGCTGCAACAACTGCAACCACTTGGGCTATAGAGGCCGGGCAGGCATCTTTGAAGTCATTCGCATCGATGACCGGGTCCGCGCAATGATCCATGACAACGCCGGTGAGCACGAAATCAACCAGCATGTGCTCAACCTCTATCCCAGCATCCGCAAGAGTGCCGGAGATAAAGTGCTGCAGGGTGACACCAGCATCGAAGAGATAGTGCGTGTCATTCAGGATAGTTAA
- the gspD gene encoding type II secretion system secretin GspD: MFKNLRIATLLPLLLCSLLAMAAEKTESQTMTLNLNNADIRAFIATVSEMTGKTFIIDPRVKGKVTVVSAAPVAPDSIYEIFISVLKVHGYSVVPSGSAIKIIPQANATKDTVPMATAAQTGKGDNVVTRVVQVRHAGAAQLVPILRPLLPQHAHLAAHPNSNTLVVADSAANVNRIVEIINRIDQANDLDIEIIALRHSEASILAATLNSLTKAVPKNPKATTSTNSLIADERTNSLIVSGEPGWRSNIRLLIGQLDKEVSNDDNTEVIALRFADGKALVEVLRGVGVQQLKSEAKSKKKGAGATGTRFDIQADEATNSLVITAPSFLMRSLKSVVKQLDVRRAQVQIEAIIAELRYDKSVELGVEWQTNTPGNGFGAETSLPLTSAVGSTISGYPTTIGSGFSLGFFQGGDLRLLLKAFSGNSDTNILSTPSLVTLDNEEALIHVGQNVPFVTGQYTNSDSAGATNPFQTIERHDVGVKLKVTPHINDGDTIKLTIEQEVSSVDSGSGTGGLITNNRLIQTTILVENEEVVVLGGLMEDSLTENMSQVPVLGDIPLLGHLFRNHRSVLEKKNLMVFLRPQIIRNQRHSGELTNKTYTRIRTLQEKKRAQGVPLMPKETTPVLPAITTEKSTNAAEDFFNIMGHQD, translated from the coding sequence ATGTTCAAGAACCTACGTATAGCCACACTGCTACCTCTGCTGCTCTGCTCCCTACTTGCAATGGCTGCGGAGAAAACCGAATCGCAGACGATGACGCTCAACCTGAATAATGCAGACATACGTGCCTTCATCGCCACCGTTTCGGAGATGACCGGAAAGACCTTTATCATCGACCCCAGAGTCAAGGGCAAAGTAACCGTTGTTTCAGCAGCACCAGTCGCTCCCGACAGCATCTATGAGATTTTCATCTCCGTATTGAAAGTACACGGGTATTCGGTGGTACCCAGTGGTAGTGCAATCAAGATCATACCCCAGGCAAATGCCACTAAAGACACAGTACCCATGGCTACCGCTGCTCAGACGGGAAAAGGAGACAACGTAGTCACGCGGGTGGTCCAGGTGCGTCATGCGGGTGCAGCACAGCTGGTACCTATTCTGCGTCCACTGCTGCCGCAACATGCTCATCTGGCAGCCCATCCCAACAGTAATACCCTAGTGGTAGCTGATAGCGCGGCTAACGTAAATCGTATCGTCGAAATCATCAACCGGATCGATCAGGCCAATGACCTGGATATCGAGATCATAGCATTGCGCCACTCTGAGGCTAGCATCCTGGCTGCCACACTGAATTCACTCACAAAGGCAGTACCCAAGAATCCCAAAGCCACCACCAGCACCAACAGCCTGATTGCAGATGAACGTACCAACAGCCTGATCGTAAGTGGTGAGCCGGGTTGGCGCAGCAACATCAGGTTACTCATTGGCCAGTTGGACAAGGAGGTATCCAATGACGACAACACCGAGGTGATAGCACTGCGGTTTGCCGATGGGAAGGCGCTGGTGGAGGTGCTTCGCGGCGTGGGTGTCCAACAGCTTAAATCGGAGGCCAAGTCGAAAAAGAAGGGGGCCGGTGCCACCGGGACGCGTTTCGACATCCAGGCGGATGAGGCGACCAACTCACTGGTGATCACCGCCCCATCCTTTCTGATGCGCTCTTTGAAATCGGTTGTCAAACAGCTGGATGTCCGACGTGCACAGGTACAGATTGAGGCCATCATTGCCGAGCTTCGCTACGACAAATCGGTTGAGCTTGGGGTTGAATGGCAGACCAACACTCCGGGTAACGGTTTTGGTGCAGAGACCAGTCTGCCACTGACTTCTGCTGTCGGCTCAACCATTAGTGGCTATCCAACCACCATCGGCAGCGGCTTTAGCCTCGGTTTCTTCCAGGGAGGTGATCTTCGGCTCCTGCTCAAGGCCTTCTCCGGCAATAGCGACACCAATATCCTTTCCACGCCATCACTTGTAACGCTGGACAATGAGGAGGCATTAATCCATGTAGGACAAAATGTACCGTTTGTTACCGGCCAATACACAAATAGCGACTCAGCCGGCGCCACAAATCCCTTCCAGACCATTGAGCGACATGATGTCGGCGTCAAACTGAAAGTGACGCCACACATTAATGACGGGGATACGATTAAGCTAACAATTGAGCAGGAGGTCTCCAGTGTTGATAGTGGCTCAGGAACGGGAGGACTGATAACCAACAATCGCCTTATCCAAACCACCATTCTTGTCGAAAATGAAGAGGTTGTTGTACTGGGCGGCCTGATGGAGGACTCACTGACTGAGAATATGAGCCAAGTACCTGTGCTGGGTGATATCCCACTGCTAGGGCATCTTTTCCGAAATCATCGTAGCGTATTGGAGAAGAAAAATTTGATGGTGTTTCTTCGTCCACAAATCATCCGCAACCAACGACACAGTGGTGAATTGACCAATAAAACATATACACGTATACGCACACTGCAGGAGAAAAAGAGAGCCCAAGGTGTTCCCCTGATGCCAAAGGAGACCACCCCTGTCCTTCCTGCAATCACTACTGAAAAGTCGACCAATGCGGCAGAAGATTTCTTCAATATAATGGGGCATCAGGATTGA
- the gspJ gene encoding type II secretion system minor pseudopilin GspJ has product MGGFTLLELLVAISIFTIMSMMAYGGLHTLLTTRDHTDRAAEQFAMLQSTFLFMQQDLAQAVGRGTRDEFGDNQPPFSGGNSDELLAFVHGGAMGLESVYMPLQHVAYRLDGEQLQRLSWPVLDRTQGSEPDILDLTDGVLGVAARFSHDEWQDSWPQRDSGEDQPVLPRAVEVVLMTERWGEIRRTFLVAP; this is encoded by the coding sequence ATGGGGGGTTTTACCCTACTAGAACTCCTGGTGGCCATCTCCATCTTCACCATCATGTCGATGATGGCCTATGGCGGACTGCACACACTGCTGACCACCCGTGATCACACTGACAGGGCGGCTGAGCAGTTTGCCATGCTTCAAAGCACCTTTCTATTTATGCAGCAGGATCTGGCGCAGGCTGTTGGTCGGGGTACACGAGACGAATTTGGTGATAATCAACCACCCTTCTCCGGTGGGAATAGTGATGAGCTGCTGGCTTTTGTTCATGGTGGCGCTATGGGACTGGAGAGTGTGTATATGCCTTTACAGCATGTGGCCTATCGTCTTGATGGCGAGCAGTTACAGCGGCTGAGTTGGCCTGTACTGGATAGAACTCAGGGGAGTGAGCCGGATATTCTTGATCTGACGGATGGCGTGTTGGGGGTAGCGGCGCGCTTCTCTCATGATGAGTGGCAAGATTCCTGGCCACAGCGAGACAGCGGCGAGGATCAACCTGTCTTGCCCCGTGCGGTAGAGGTGGTGCTGATGACTGAACGCTGGGGTGAAATCAGGCGCACCTTTCTGGTGGCACCATGA
- the gspL gene encoding type II secretion system protein GspL, whose product MSELLLVRANTEQDGQYTWLPVDKKGNPRAQAGTGTLGQLAAQAKHRRLVLLLPGSDLLLSTVTIPGTGRAPASAVTFALEEQLADEVDGLYITSGPRQGGGEIPVAAIRKERLNHLLDSLKQAGYTPHWCLPESILLPWREGGWSLLEEGEQVTLRVGKYLGMGIETASLQPVLMKLLQEWTGEEPPVVQLWSDSKASQLPRLLENLGCSLEQVQMPTSVLQLLTTEVSSHPHLDLLQTAQRQGEARGSSGRWLAVAAMLLLALIVYIGGNGYNYWQLKKEQAVVTGEINQRFKKAFPDITRVVDPLVQAEQALAKRQHESGLGRDQLLTLLHRAGSALKQDKTVQLIGLEFRQGIIQMRLQSKGVGSVESFKQRLEKSGRLEAEVTSANSNKKGVEARVKIKEKAS is encoded by the coding sequence ATGAGTGAGCTCTTGCTGGTCCGGGCCAACACTGAACAGGATGGCCAATATACCTGGTTACCTGTAGATAAAAAGGGAAATCCGAGAGCCCAGGCAGGTACAGGCACACTGGGACAACTGGCCGCCCAGGCCAAGCACAGACGGCTGGTGTTGCTGCTGCCAGGCAGCGATCTGCTGTTGTCCACAGTTACCATTCCCGGAACCGGGCGCGCCCCTGCATCAGCGGTCACCTTTGCCCTCGAAGAGCAGTTGGCGGATGAAGTGGACGGGCTCTATATTACGTCAGGCCCCAGGCAGGGCGGTGGAGAAATCCCCGTTGCAGCCATCCGCAAAGAGCGACTCAATCACCTGCTGGACAGCTTGAAGCAGGCGGGTTACACCCCACATTGGTGCCTACCTGAGTCAATCCTACTGCCCTGGCGTGAGGGCGGCTGGTCTCTGTTGGAGGAGGGTGAGCAGGTTACCCTGAGAGTGGGCAAATACCTGGGGATGGGGATAGAGACCGCCTCCCTTCAGCCGGTACTGATGAAGCTGCTACAGGAGTGGACGGGAGAAGAGCCTCCTGTCGTTCAACTCTGGTCTGACAGTAAAGCATCCCAACTCCCCCGGTTGCTCGAAAACCTCGGTTGCAGCCTGGAGCAAGTTCAAATGCCCACCAGTGTATTGCAGCTGCTCACAACCGAGGTAAGCAGCCACCCACATCTGGATCTGCTTCAGACTGCCCAACGCCAGGGTGAGGCCCGTGGCTCCTCTGGTCGTTGGCTGGCGGTCGCTGCCATGCTGCTGCTGGCGCTCATCGTCTATATCGGAGGCAACGGATATAACTACTGGCAACTTAAAAAGGAACAGGCGGTTGTTACAGGAGAGATCAATCAACGCTTCAAAAAAGCTTTTCCTGATATTACCCGAGTGGTCGACCCACTGGTTCAGGCAGAACAGGCATTAGCCAAACGCCAACACGAAAGCGGTCTCGGCAGAGACCAGCTGTTGACCTTGCTTCACCGGGCCGGTTCTGCCCTCAAACAGGACAAAACAGTGCAACTTATAGGGCTGGAGTTCAGACAGGGGATAATACAGATGCGACTACAAAGCAAGGGTGTTGGCAGTGTCGAGAGTTTTAAACAGCGGCTGGAAAAGAGCGGCAGGCTTGAAGCGGAAGTCACCTCCGCCAACTCAAACAAAAAAGGGGTCGAAGCGCGCGTGAAGATAAAGGAAAAGGCATCCTGA
- the gspH gene encoding type II secretion system minor pseudopilin GspH, giving the protein MIAKQNGFTLIELLVVVFIIGMISGVAVLSVGSAGGDHRLETEAQRMGRTFSLAAQEAILQGRPTGVMLNSKGYSFLMAGKDKWGALEDEALLASQTLPGDWQLELTAGGYPKLSPSEAGEKEKGVPQIIFFPSGQISPFELQLSDSTTDIDYRLIGLASGRLKLQAGEGNL; this is encoded by the coding sequence ATGATCGCCAAACAAAACGGATTCACTCTGATCGAGCTTCTGGTCGTTGTCTTCATTATCGGTATGATCAGCGGCGTTGCCGTGCTCTCTGTCGGTAGTGCCGGTGGCGATCACCGGCTGGAAACGGAAGCCCAGCGCATGGGCCGTACTTTCTCACTTGCAGCCCAGGAGGCGATACTCCAGGGGCGTCCCACAGGGGTTATGCTGAATAGCAAGGGATATAGTTTTTTGATGGCGGGCAAGGATAAGTGGGGTGCGCTGGAGGACGAAGCGCTACTGGCGAGCCAAACACTGCCGGGTGACTGGCAACTGGAACTGACTGCGGGCGGTTATCCCAAACTCTCACCATCCGAGGCTGGGGAAAAGGAGAAGGGTGTGCCACAAATCATCTTCTTTCCCAGCGGACAAATCTCTCCGTTTGAACTCCAGTTGAGCGACTCAACCACCGATATAGATTATCGACTGATAGGCCTGGCAAGTGGTCGGCTCAAGCTCCAGGCAGGAGAGGGTAATCTGTGA
- a CDS encoding type II secretion system protein M: MAWWASLAPRERLFLGWGAFIALMLGLYMGVAQPLEAEISQVETRLQASQKELSKLNEITAEYEKLGKSKKKIKAKNEGSLLAIIDKSSAQFALKQSIKRITPEGKAKVRIQLQDARFDKLIGWLNNLAKDRGIHTQTINLRKEEAPGRVAVTVVLKRG; encoded by the coding sequence ATGGCATGGTGGGCATCACTGGCGCCAAGAGAGCGCCTCTTTCTCGGCTGGGGGGCGTTTATCGCCCTGATGCTGGGACTCTACATGGGCGTTGCCCAACCACTTGAAGCAGAAATTAGCCAGGTGGAAACCCGCCTGCAGGCGTCACAAAAAGAGCTGAGTAAACTAAACGAAATCACTGCAGAATATGAAAAACTGGGGAAGAGTAAAAAGAAAATAAAAGCAAAGAACGAAGGGTCACTTCTGGCCATTATTGACAAGAGCAGTGCTCAGTTTGCACTTAAGCAGTCGATTAAACGGATCACCCCAGAGGGTAAGGCCAAGGTACGAATTCAACTTCAAGATGCCCGGTTTGACAAACTGATAGGTTGGCTCAACAACTTAGCAAAAGATCGTGGAATTCACACTCAGACAATAAACCTGCGAAAGGAAGAGGCGCCTGGGCGGGTGGCTGTCACTGTGGTGTTGAAGCGGGGTTGA
- the gspI gene encoding type II secretion system minor pseudopilin GspI, with amino-acid sequence MNRYPIQKGFTLIEVVVALAVLTIAMTALIKAAGSNAANQTYLEERTFASWVAVNHLNAARISDEQRVPGSFQGSETMAGREWRWHLQTSTTSDPQVLRAEIEVTPADSTDKVMANLSGYLEAGK; translated from the coding sequence GTGAATCGGTACCCTATCCAGAAAGGCTTTACCCTGATCGAAGTGGTTGTGGCGCTGGCTGTGCTGACCATTGCCATGACGGCTCTAATCAAGGCAGCTGGGAGTAATGCCGCAAACCAGACCTACCTGGAAGAGCGTACCTTCGCCAGCTGGGTGGCGGTTAACCATCTCAATGCCGCCCGTATCAGCGATGAGCAGCGCGTCCCCGGCAGTTTTCAGGGAAGCGAGACGATGGCGGGGCGGGAGTGGCGGTGGCACCTGCAAACGAGTACCACCTCCGATCCACAGGTGTTAAGGGCTGAGATTGAGGTCACCCCTGCCGACAGCACAGACAAAGTTATGGCTAATCTCAGTGGTTATCTTGAGGCCGGCAAGTGA
- a CDS encoding type II secretion system protein N, producing MSTGYSSSKHLQPIALLCAAGVLTFACYSVGLLIINQNSSTTAPPFAGENQSQSKAAGGKEINYNEISQWHLFGKPSSTLPAPQKKVVVVPKTRLKLALLGVFSDQKTGEGWAIISERGGDHNIYRIGGELPGEAILYGVEADRVTLERNGQYESLSLEKPDLNNTANNKALAAPPAARLHTRRSLEANKPKRI from the coding sequence GTGTCCACCGGTTATTCCAGCAGCAAACATCTACAACCGATAGCCCTCCTGTGTGCAGCGGGAGTGCTGACGTTTGCCTGTTACAGCGTCGGCCTGCTGATTATCAACCAAAACAGTTCTACAACGGCGCCCCCCTTCGCCGGAGAGAACCAATCGCAAAGCAAGGCCGCTGGGGGAAAAGAGATCAATTACAACGAAATTTCACAGTGGCATCTGTTTGGCAAGCCATCCAGCACACTCCCGGCACCACAGAAAAAAGTTGTTGTTGTACCAAAAACCCGTCTCAAGCTGGCGTTGCTGGGTGTTTTTTCAGACCAAAAAACAGGTGAAGGCTGGGCCATCATCTCCGAGAGAGGGGGTGATCACAACATCTACCGGATTGGTGGTGAATTACCCGGCGAGGCCATCTTGTATGGTGTAGAGGCAGACAGGGTGACGCTCGAGCGTAATGGCCAATACGAGTCTCTATCCCTGGAGAAACCTGACTTGAATAATACAGCCAACAATAAAGCACTTGCAGCTCCACCTGCTGCCCGTTTACACACCCGCCGATCACTAGAAGCGAACAAACCTAAAAGGATTTAG